The following are encoded together in the Rhodothermales bacterium genome:
- a CDS encoding carboxypeptidase-like regulatory domain-containing protein, translating into MQTATLRVFLLLLLTAPAAWAQSGKISGQVTDAASGEALPGVNVVIDGTTRGAMTDGDGFYSILNVGPGQYALRFSFLGYATQIVEDVDVNIEETTTIDVALQDEALGLDEVVVRAERPVVQPDVSNSRLNVSAAELQSLPAPTIESIVTLQPGIQDGFVVRGSPASQLSFMVNGFLLRNERDNSPLTQTPVSAVEEIQVQTGGFNAEYGNVRSGVVNVVTKEGREDRYEATAILRYSPAAQKNFGPLANDLDSYWVRPYVDPEVAFVGTDAWDAATQAQYPRFEGWIAFAEGLLSDPDPTNDLTPEAAQQAFLYQHRKSLEITEPDYDVDIGLGGPVPGISQQLGGLRFYGSYRQTNDQYLIPLNTDSFVERTGHLKVTSNVASGMKLSVEGRLGNQEGTTASRSGGTGIFQSASGVADQLSPVTGSGVGFIDARIFATDYWNPTNVQYNQVGLTFTHAVNNSTFYQAKLNRLGFNYETFLGRARDTTDVVFFGGVGFDEAPFGFDPRTQAISIGDLRTSVGFSNGRDTSEVTTYNLQLDLTSQITPAFEVKTGLEYNITDQDIRYGRFDEFLPSANANFAWQRTPARGALYGQGKLTFKGMVANLGLRGEYFHAGGDFYDFSQFDPAFGGQAGNPIDGLDTLLTQEPTKRIVTLSPRLGVSFPVTAVSKLFVNYGHFRSLPQPTNVFLFGYETESGRISSVPNPNNPLPKTVAYELGYEQSFFEQFLVRVAGYYKDVTFEPQRVEYISRDGRARYFLSEPTGYADTRGFEFTVKRDRGRWVQGFFNYTYMVDSDGYFGFDTIDENTTEQTTRENDNAARRDAQNRPVPRPFARLNLDFFTPDDFGPRYSGFRPLAGWRVSMVGQWRDGGDVTWAGGGTRPGVLNNVDVKDPWRLDLRFARTFDLRGRELTFFADIFNLTNRRQFSAAGFVDGVDRDAYLASLHLPESDDYPNIVGDDNYGTVRPDDVAYVPTMRCEVRAEDCISLTTDMPANALYFEASTGTYLTYQDGAFAPADQSFVNRVLDDKAYIDMPNQNFLTFLGPRDVFFGIRLKL; encoded by the coding sequence ATGCAGACTGCTACACTCCGCGTATTCCTGCTCCTCCTCCTCACCGCCCCGGCCGCCTGGGCGCAGAGCGGGAAGATCTCCGGCCAGGTCACCGATGCCGCGTCGGGCGAAGCGCTTCCGGGCGTAAACGTCGTCATCGACGGCACCACGCGCGGCGCGATGACCGACGGCGACGGCTTCTACAGCATTCTCAACGTCGGGCCCGGCCAGTACGCCCTCCGCTTCTCGTTCCTCGGCTACGCGACGCAGATCGTCGAGGACGTCGACGTCAACATCGAGGAGACGACGACGATCGACGTGGCCCTGCAGGACGAAGCCCTCGGGCTCGACGAAGTCGTCGTCCGCGCCGAGCGGCCCGTCGTCCAGCCCGACGTCTCGAACAGCCGTCTCAACGTGAGCGCGGCCGAGCTCCAGAGCCTGCCCGCCCCGACGATCGAGTCGATCGTCACGCTGCAACCGGGCATCCAAGACGGGTTCGTCGTGCGCGGCAGCCCGGCGAGCCAGCTCTCGTTCATGGTCAACGGCTTCCTCCTCCGCAACGAGCGCGACAACAGCCCGCTCACGCAGACGCCCGTCTCGGCCGTCGAAGAGATCCAGGTGCAGACGGGCGGGTTCAACGCCGAGTACGGCAACGTCCGCTCCGGCGTCGTCAACGTCGTCACGAAGGAGGGGCGCGAGGACCGCTACGAGGCGACGGCGATCCTCCGCTACAGCCCGGCGGCGCAGAAGAACTTCGGCCCGCTCGCGAATGACCTCGACTCGTACTGGGTCCGCCCCTACGTCGACCCGGAGGTGGCCTTCGTCGGGACCGACGCGTGGGACGCCGCGACGCAGGCGCAGTACCCCCGCTTCGAAGGCTGGATCGCCTTCGCCGAAGGGTTGCTCTCCGACCCCGATCCGACGAACGACCTCACGCCCGAGGCGGCCCAGCAAGCGTTCCTCTACCAGCACCGGAAGTCGCTCGAAATCACGGAGCCGGACTACGACGTGGACATCGGCCTCGGCGGGCCGGTCCCCGGCATCAGCCAGCAACTCGGCGGGCTCCGCTTTTACGGATCGTACCGCCAGACCAACGACCAGTACCTGATCCCGCTCAACACCGACAGCTTCGTGGAGCGGACCGGGCACCTCAAGGTGACCTCGAACGTCGCCTCCGGCATGAAGCTGAGCGTCGAAGGGCGTCTCGGCAATCAGGAAGGGACCACAGCGAGCCGCTCCGGCGGCACCGGAATCTTCCAGTCCGCGAGCGGCGTCGCGGACCAACTCAGCCCAGTGACGGGGTCGGGCGTCGGCTTCATCGACGCGCGCATCTTCGCGACGGACTACTGGAACCCCACGAACGTCCAGTACAACCAGGTCGGGCTCACCTTCACGCACGCCGTCAACAACTCGACGTTCTACCAGGCGAAGCTGAACCGGTTGGGCTTCAACTACGAGACGTTCCTCGGCCGCGCTCGCGACACCACGGACGTCGTGTTCTTCGGCGGCGTCGGGTTCGACGAAGCGCCCTTCGGCTTCGATCCGCGCACACAGGCCATCTCCATCGGGGACCTGCGGACGAGCGTCGGCTTCAGCAACGGGCGCGACACGAGCGAGGTGACGACGTACAACCTCCAACTCGACCTCACGAGCCAGATCACCCCGGCCTTCGAGGTGAAGACGGGGCTCGAATACAACATCACCGACCAGGACATCCGCTACGGCCGGTTCGACGAGTTCCTGCCTTCGGCCAACGCCAACTTCGCGTGGCAGCGGACGCCGGCGCGCGGCGCGCTCTACGGCCAGGGGAAGCTGACGTTCAAGGGGATGGTCGCGAATCTCGGCCTGCGCGGGGAGTACTTCCACGCCGGCGGCGATTTCTACGACTTCAGCCAGTTCGATCCGGCGTTCGGCGGGCAGGCGGGCAACCCGATCGACGGGCTCGACACCCTCCTCACCCAGGAGCCGACGAAGCGGATCGTCACGCTCAGCCCGCGCCTCGGCGTGTCGTTCCCGGTGACGGCCGTGAGCAAGCTCTTCGTGAACTACGGCCACTTCCGCTCGCTCCCGCAGCCGACGAACGTCTTCCTCTTCGGCTACGAAACCGAGAGCGGGCGGATCAGCTCGGTCCCGAACCCGAACAACCCGCTGCCGAAGACGGTCGCTTACGAGCTCGGCTACGAGCAGTCGTTCTTCGAGCAGTTCCTCGTGCGCGTCGCCGGCTACTACAAGGACGTCACGTTCGAGCCGCAGCGCGTCGAGTACATCAGCCGGGACGGTCGGGCTAGGTACTTCCTGAGCGAGCCCACCGGCTACGCCGACACGCGCGGGTTCGAGTTCACGGTCAAGCGGGACCGGGGGCGCTGGGTGCAGGGCTTCTTCAACTACACCTACATGGTGGACTCCGACGGGTACTTCGGTTTCGACACGATCGACGAGAACACGACGGAACAGACGACGCGCGAGAACGACAATGCGGCGCGTCGCGACGCGCAGAACCGCCCGGTACCTCGGCCCTTCGCCCGCCTCAACCTCGACTTCTTCACGCCCGACGACTTCGGCCCGCGCTACAGCGGATTCCGCCCGCTCGCCGGCTGGCGCGTGAGCATGGTCGGGCAGTGGCGGGACGGGGGGGACGTGACGTGGGCCGGCGGCGGCACCAGGCCCGGCGTCCTCAACAACGTCGACGTCAAGGACCCGTGGCGGCTGGACCTCCGCTTCGCCCGCACGTTCGACCTCCGCGGACGCGAACTGACCTTCTTCGCGGACATCTTCAATCTGACGAACCGGCGGCAGTTCTCCGCAGCCGGGTTCGTCGACGGCGTGGACCGCGATGCGTATCTCGCCTCGCTCCACCTCCCTGAGTCGGACGACTACCCCAACATCGTGGGCGACGACAACTACGGTACGGTCCGCCCCGACGACGTGGCTTACGTCCCGACCATGCGGTGCGAGGTCCGTGCCGAGGACTGCATCAGCCTGACGACCGACATGCCCGCGAACGCGCTCTATTTCGAGGCGAGCACGGGCACGTACCTCACGTATCAGGACGGCGCCTTCGCCCCGGCCGACCAGAGCTTCGTCAACCGCGTGCTCGACGACAAGGCGTACATCGATATGCCCAACCAGAATTTCCTCACGTTCCTGGGCCCGCGGGACGTGTTCTTCGGCATCCGCCTGAAACTGTAG
- a CDS encoding aminotransferase class I/II-fold pyridoxal phosphate-dependent enzyme, protein MPERIYLSPPHLGEDELRFVHEAFATNWVAPIGPHVDAFEREFAAHVGAEHAVALSSGTAALHLALLLAGVGQGDEVLVSTLTFCASVNPILYQGGRPTFIDSETASWNLDPNLVEDVLRARDQAGTRPTALVAVHLYGQTADLDPLVALCERYGVTLIEDAAEALGATYKGRAPGTFGQSGIFSFNGNKIITTSGGGMLVTGDADLAAHARKLATQARDAAPHYEHSEVGFNYRLSNVLAGIGRGQLRVLDDRVDARRDHFAYYQKHLGDLPGVAFMPEADWGRATRWLTCLTIDPDAFGADREHIRLALEDENVEARPVWKPMHRQPIYAEYEAVGGAVADRLFERGLCLPSGSSLTEEERARVVALVRSVHERAAAGHPVSV, encoded by the coding sequence ATGCCTGAACGTATTTATCTCTCTCCGCCGCACCTCGGCGAGGACGAGCTCCGCTTCGTCCACGAAGCTTTCGCTACCAACTGGGTCGCCCCGATCGGGCCGCACGTCGACGCGTTCGAGCGCGAGTTCGCGGCCCACGTCGGGGCCGAGCACGCCGTCGCGCTCTCGTCGGGCACGGCGGCGCTCCACCTCGCCCTCCTCCTCGCGGGCGTCGGGCAGGGCGATGAGGTGTTGGTCTCGACGCTGACGTTCTGCGCGAGCGTGAACCCCATCCTCTACCAGGGCGGTCGGCCGACGTTCATCGACAGCGAGACGGCGTCGTGGAACCTCGACCCGAACCTCGTCGAGGACGTGCTGCGCGCGCGCGACCAGGCCGGGACGCGGCCCACCGCGCTCGTCGCCGTCCACCTCTACGGGCAGACGGCCGACCTCGACCCGCTCGTGGCGCTGTGCGAGCGCTACGGCGTCACGCTCATCGAGGACGCGGCCGAGGCATTGGGCGCCACGTACAAGGGCCGCGCGCCGGGGACCTTCGGCCAGAGCGGGATTTTCTCGTTCAACGGTAACAAGATTATCACGACCTCCGGCGGCGGAATGCTCGTCACCGGCGATGCCGACCTCGCCGCGCACGCCCGCAAGCTGGCGACGCAGGCGCGCGACGCAGCCCCGCACTACGAGCACTCCGAGGTCGGCTTCAACTACCGGCTCTCGAACGTGCTCGCGGGCATCGGCCGCGGCCAGCTCCGCGTGCTCGACGACCGCGTGGACGCCCGGCGCGATCACTTTGCCTATTACCAAAAGCACCTCGGCGATCTGCCGGGCGTCGCGTTCATGCCGGAGGCGGACTGGGGCCGCGCGACGCGGTGGCTCACGTGCCTCACGATCGACCCCGACGCGTTCGGTGCAGACCGCGAACACATCCGGCTCGCGCTGGAGGACGAGAACGTCGAGGCGCGGCCCGTGTGGAAACCGATGCACCGGCAGCCGATCTATGCCGAGTACGAAGCCGTCGGCGGGGCCGTCGCCGACCGCCTGTTCGAGCGGGGGCTGTGCCTCCCGTCGGGCTCCTCGCTCACGGAGGAGGAGCGGGCACGCGTCGTCGCCCTTGTCCGATCCGTTCACGAACGCGCGGCGGCCGGGCATCCCGTCAGCGTGTAG
- a CDS encoding PEGA domain-containing protein has product MPIPPRNEVGFFRAYGPLFYFALLVSIPVLGALLLLTSTSDPAFVPLSDDERASLMSGAPAPTASLAPAALEVRSEPGDALVYVDGAFEGITPYRTETMASGWHALVLRKQGYAIGDTLVYVQAGEATSLAFALAPLAVATPTNTAPTDTAPSDAERMPETEPDPLTGTAQIDTAPAGAEVYVDGALAGRSPLQLRDLEPGAHDVTLALAGHASHTLRVVVAPGGHATARADLVPLTGTLRVVVRPWGSVYVDGVLHARDSDLRHDLVVPVGSHLVRAVHPVLGTQEWRVEVEADGHTDVEFDLN; this is encoded by the coding sequence GTGCCGATCCCTCCCCGGAACGAGGTGGGGTTTTTTCGAGCATACGGGCCACTTTTCTACTTCGCCCTGCTCGTCTCCATTCCGGTGCTGGGCGCGCTCCTCCTCCTCACCTCGACGTCCGATCCGGCGTTCGTGCCCCTGAGCGATGACGAACGGGCTTCGCTGATGAGCGGCGCGCCCGCGCCCACCGCCTCGCTCGCGCCCGCCGCGTTGGAGGTACGGTCGGAACCGGGCGACGCGCTCGTTTACGTCGATGGAGCCTTCGAGGGCATCACTCCGTACCGGACCGAGACGATGGCGTCGGGGTGGCACGCGCTCGTCCTTCGCAAGCAGGGCTACGCGATCGGCGATACCCTCGTCTATGTGCAAGCCGGCGAGGCAACATCGCTGGCCTTCGCCCTCGCCCCCCTCGCTGTCGCCACCCCGACCAACACCGCCCCGACCGATACTGCTCCGAGCGACGCGGAGCGCATGCCTGAAACGGAACCCGACCCGCTGACCGGTACGGCGCAGATCGACACGGCGCCCGCCGGGGCCGAGGTCTACGTCGACGGTGCCCTCGCGGGGCGCTCCCCGCTGCAGCTCCGCGACCTCGAACCCGGCGCGCACGACGTCACGCTGGCTCTCGCGGGCCACGCCTCCCACACGCTACGCGTCGTCGTGGCTCCCGGCGGGCACGCCACCGCACGCGCCGACCTCGTCCCCCTCACCGGCACGCTCCGCGTCGTCGTCCGCCCGTGGGGGTCCGTCTACGTCGACGGCGTCCTCCACGCGCGCGACTCCGACCTCCGCCACGACCTCGTCGTCCCGGTCGGATCGCACCTCGTCCGGGCCGTCCACCCCGTGCTCGGCACGCAGGAATGGCGCGTGGAGGTCGAGGCCGACGGGCACACCGACGTCGAGTTCGACCTGAACTGA
- a CDS encoding tetratricopeptide repeat protein, producing MRTLASAFAVGLALVLSVAGVMAQPEPDCAVLLSRAQDHYTSQRFDDAEQAVRACLERPAVGDPDALGAYRLLALIHLRQDDLAEAKRAVIRLLGVSFDYRPDPVLDPPTYVALVETIRDQLRVADVPPPRDATEAPMAEAPALPTQRASAKEAYVGVSLGAGSYSGERGVDGGSLVEEFRLNGGFSFALDGSYAFHRSLAAVASYRAVRLPLLLTNDVRPEDVQVRPDGSSAWVHVLALMARARIGREMSVTPYVQAGASGFFSRLNSEMRVGVGPQVGVGLDVTLTPDLVGFAEVNLAASFPGDAVDRVSTSGSSDLLTFLGAGLRYRVPLP from the coding sequence ATGCGCACGCTCGCTTCCGCCTTCGCCGTCGGCCTCGCTCTCGTCCTCTCCGTCGCGGGCGTCATGGCGCAGCCGGAGCCGGACTGCGCTGTGCTCCTCTCACGCGCGCAGGATCACTACACGAGCCAGCGTTTCGATGACGCCGAGCAGGCCGTCCGCGCCTGTCTCGAACGCCCGGCCGTGGGCGACCCCGACGCGCTCGGAGCGTACCGGCTGCTGGCCCTCATCCACCTCCGCCAGGACGATCTCGCCGAGGCCAAGCGGGCCGTGATCCGGCTGCTCGGCGTCTCGTTCGACTACCGCCCCGACCCCGTCCTCGACCCGCCCACGTATGTCGCGCTCGTCGAGACGATCCGCGACCAGCTGCGCGTGGCCGACGTGCCACCGCCCCGCGACGCCACCGAAGCGCCGATGGCGGAGGCCCCGGCACTCCCCACGCAGCGCGCGTCAGCGAAGGAGGCTTACGTCGGTGTATCGCTGGGTGCGGGGAGCTACAGCGGCGAGCGCGGGGTCGACGGGGGATCGCTCGTCGAGGAGTTCCGGCTGAACGGCGGCTTCTCGTTCGCCCTCGACGGGAGCTACGCCTTCCACCGATCGCTCGCGGCCGTTGCCTCGTACCGCGCCGTCCGCCTCCCCCTCCTCCTGACGAACGACGTCCGCCCCGAGGACGTGCAGGTCCGCCCCGACGGGTCGAGCGCGTGGGTGCACGTGCTGGCCCTGATGGCGCGGGCGCGTATCGGGCGGGAGATGTCGGTCACACCGTACGTGCAGGCCGGCGCGAGCGGCTTCTTCAGCCGCCTCAACAGCGAAATGCGGGTGGGCGTCGGCCCTCAGGTGGGGGTCGGCCTCGACGTCACGCTCACGCCGGACCTCGTCGGCTTCGCCGAGGTGAACCTCGCCGCCTCGTTCCCCGGCGACGCCGTGGACCGCGTGAGTACGAGCGGCTCCAGCGACCTGCTCACGTTCCTGGGAGCGGGCCTGCGCTATCGCGTCCCGCTCCCGTAG
- a CDS encoding PorV/PorQ family protein: protein MTTMKIHAIVAVALGLLLGAAVPRAVAQQGADQEKLAQTGMKFLSISADPRAAGMASAMTALEGGSSMLFYNPAGMARLGSQADLMLGQTGWIADIDYNFGSFAYRPAGGRYGVIGVSLVFADYGELQETVRAGNEQGFLDLGSFSPQAWSVGVGYARAITDRFSVGGQVKYANLDLGSSVMGVEGDGSVTDDGAVLVRQNNEQGTAAFDFGILYNTGFHSLNFAVSARNFAPEITFEEESFQLPLTLQIGVSMDVLDLTSYGASNLHSLVVSVDAENPRDFSEQIKIGGEYTFYNALSLRAGYVFPTDEEGISLGGGVRQEFAGIGFGADYAYTTFGVFSGVQRIALRLSF, encoded by the coding sequence ATGACGACCATGAAAATCCACGCTATCGTTGCCGTCGCGCTCGGCCTATTGCTCGGCGCCGCCGTCCCCCGCGCCGTCGCCCAGCAGGGGGCGGATCAGGAGAAGCTGGCGCAGACTGGGATGAAGTTCCTCAGCATCTCCGCCGACCCCCGCGCCGCCGGCATGGCCAGCGCGATGACGGCGCTCGAAGGCGGGTCGTCGATGCTCTTCTACAACCCGGCGGGCATGGCTCGGCTGGGCTCGCAGGCGGACCTCATGCTCGGGCAGACCGGCTGGATCGCCGACATCGACTACAACTTCGGGAGCTTCGCCTACCGCCCCGCCGGCGGGCGCTACGGCGTGATCGGCGTCAGTCTCGTCTTCGCCGACTACGGCGAGTTGCAGGAGACCGTCCGCGCCGGCAACGAGCAGGGCTTTCTCGATCTCGGCTCGTTCTCGCCGCAGGCGTGGAGCGTCGGCGTCGGCTACGCCCGAGCCATTACCGACCGGTTCTCCGTGGGCGGCCAGGTGAAGTACGCCAACCTCGACCTCGGCAGTAGCGTGATGGGCGTCGAGGGCGACGGCTCGGTGACCGACGACGGGGCCGTGCTGGTGCGCCAGAACAACGAACAAGGGACGGCCGCGTTCGACTTCGGCATCCTGTATAACACCGGCTTCCACAGCCTGAACTTCGCCGTCAGCGCCCGCAACTTCGCCCCCGAGATCACCTTCGAAGAGGAGAGCTTCCAACTCCCGTTAACCCTCCAGATCGGCGTGTCGATGGACGTGCTGGACCTGACGAGCTACGGCGCCTCGAACCTCCACAGCCTCGTCGTGAGCGTGGACGCCGAGAACCCGCGCGACTTCTCCGAGCAGATCAAGATCGGCGGGGAGTACACCTTCTACAACGCGCTCTCCCTCCGTGCCGGGTACGTCTTCCCCACCGACGAGGAAGGCATCAGCCTCGGCGGCGGCGTGCGGCAGGAGTTCGCCGGGATCGGCTTCGGCGCCGACTACGCCTACACCACGTTCGGCGTCTTCTCCGGCGTCCAGCGCATCGCCCTCCGACTCTCGTTCTAA
- the lysA gene encoding diaminopimelate decarboxylase: MRSHPSSWVVLLFREHNADDLYVRAEAVRAARAEGHGVVCLASPARSMQTGEEEARALEQALGEAVVWHGAGAAFDIERWKGTDAAVHVIGGEGTADEGDGSVAAMLAARLDAARLEVWGALPGLCTADPDLVPSARLLRHLGYADALALAVAGVSDLAPAALSTARAARLPIRFRSTARPEAEGTTVSHAAPDVGVGVLALIMQPETTLVTVAAPEHAPSARFLAEVFAAFARHGLAATLSVQAGAHIALVCDAGAYGEVAGALLADLGALGEVVVRDGCATVRLVGRRLDAGLPDVAAAVDVLDGHPVHLVGRSDGGLAVVVDAGQAERVTRELHAALFGAVSEGAVFGPTLGDVMGRSEQVPGRGVWWRERRGDLLALAERGTPRYAYDAATMRSAARTLLALEPVDRVLYALKANPHPGVLRVLRDAGVAFECVSLAEVERVFDLFPDHAPERVLFTPNFAPRAEYERAFALGVTVTVDNAFVLDAWPDVFAGRTAFVRVDPGEGRGHHAHVRTAGTRSKFGVGGDGVEAVAARAADLGLRVVGLHAHLGSGITDTATWAETADALAGYLPLFPDVRVLDLGGGLGVPTLPTEPVFDVAAAAEPLAAFKAAHPGLALWLEPGRFLVAEAGVLLARVTQLKEKAGVRFVGVDAGMNALVRPTLYGAYHEIVNLSRLDAEPAWTAEVVGPICESGDVLGHARRLPVTAEGDVVLVATAGAYGRAMASTYNLRPLPEEVVLERVDY; encoded by the coding sequence ATGCGTTCTCACCCGTCCTCGTGGGTCGTCCTCCTCTTCCGAGAGCACAACGCCGATGATCTGTACGTTCGGGCCGAAGCCGTCCGAGCTGCGCGGGCCGAAGGGCACGGAGTCGTCTGCCTCGCCTCCCCCGCGCGGTCCATGCAGACAGGAGAGGAGGAGGCGCGAGCGCTAGAGCAGGCGCTCGGCGAAGCGGTCGTCTGGCACGGGGCTGGAGCGGCGTTCGATATCGAGCGATGGAAGGGGACGGATGCCGCCGTCCACGTTATCGGCGGCGAGGGGACCGCGGACGAAGGGGACGGTAGCGTCGCGGCGATGCTCGCCGCACGGCTCGACGCGGCGCGGCTGGAGGTGTGGGGCGCGCTGCCCGGCCTCTGCACGGCCGATCCCGACCTCGTCCCGTCTGCCCGGCTCCTTCGGCACCTCGGCTACGCCGACGCCCTCGCCCTCGCTGTTGCCGGCGTGTCCGACCTCGCGCCCGCTGCGCTCTCGACGGCCCGCGCGGCCCGCCTCCCGATTCGCTTCCGCTCGACGGCCCGTCCCGAAGCGGAGGGCACGACGGTATCCCACGCAGCGCCCGATGTCGGGGTCGGCGTCCTCGCCCTCATCATGCAGCCGGAGACGACACTCGTGACGGTCGCAGCGCCGGAGCACGCGCCGTCGGCCCGATTCCTCGCGGAGGTGTTCGCCGCGTTCGCGCGCCACGGACTAGCCGCAACGCTCAGCGTGCAGGCGGGCGCGCACATCGCCCTCGTCTGCGACGCCGGCGCGTATGGCGAGGTCGCTGGAGCATTGTTGGCGGACCTCGGCGCCCTCGGCGAGGTCGTGGTGCGGGACGGCTGCGCTACGGTTCGGCTCGTGGGGCGGAGGCTCGACGCCGGGCTCCCCGACGTCGCCGCCGCCGTAGACGTGCTCGATGGGCACCCGGTCCACCTCGTCGGTCGGTCGGACGGCGGGCTCGCGGTCGTCGTCGACGCGGGGCAGGCGGAGCGGGTCACGCGCGAACTCCACGCCGCCCTCTTCGGAGCCGTCAGCGAAGGCGCCGTCTTCGGCCCGACGCTCGGCGACGTGATGGGGCGGAGCGAGCAGGTGCCGGGGCGCGGGGTCTGGTGGCGGGAGCGGCGGGGCGATCTGCTGGCGCTCGCGGAGCGCGGGACGCCGCGCTACGCCTACGACGCCGCGACGATGCGGTCGGCGGCGCGGACGCTCCTCGCGCTGGAGCCCGTCGACCGCGTGCTCTACGCGCTCAAAGCGAACCCGCATCCGGGCGTGCTCCGCGTGCTGCGGGACGCGGGCGTCGCCTTCGAGTGCGTATCCCTCGCCGAAGTCGAGCGCGTGTTCGACCTCTTCCCCGACCACGCCCCGGAGCGCGTGCTGTTCACGCCCAACTTCGCGCCGCGCGCCGAGTACGAGCGGGCCTTCGCCCTCGGCGTGACCGTCACCGTCGACAACGCCTTCGTGCTCGACGCGTGGCCGGACGTGTTCGCCGGGCGCACCGCCTTCGTCCGCGTGGACCCCGGCGAGGGGCGAGGGCACCACGCCCACGTCCGCACGGCGGGGACGCGCTCGAAGTTCGGCGTCGGCGGCGACGGGGTGGAGGCGGTCGCCGCGCGCGCCGCCGACCTCGGGCTCCGTGTGGTCGGGCTCCACGCCCACCTCGGCAGCGGCATCACCGACACCGCGACGTGGGCCGAGACCGCCGACGCCCTCGCCGGCTACCTCCCGCTCTTCCCCGACGTCCGCGTGCTCGACCTCGGCGGCGGGCTCGGCGTGCCGACGCTCCCCACCGAGCCCGTCTTCGACGTAGCGGCGGCGGCGGAACCGCTCGCCGCGTTCAAGGCGGCGCACCCCGGCCTCGCGCTGTGGCTGGAGCCCGGCCGCTTCCTCGTCGCCGAGGCGGGCGTGCTGCTCGCCCGCGTCACGCAGCTCAAAGAGAAGGCCGGCGTCCGGTTTGTCGGCGTCGACGCAGGGATGAACGCGCTCGTCCGCCCGACGCTCTACGGGGCGTACCACGAGATCGTCAACCTCTCGCGGCTCGACGCGGAGCCGGCGTGGACGGCCGAAGTCGTCGGGCCGATCTGCGAGAGCGGCGACGTGCTCGGCCACGCCCGCCGCCTGCCCGTAACCGCCGAAGGCGACGTCGTGCTCGTCGCGACGGCGGGGGCGTACGGCCGGGCGATGGCGTCGACGTACAACCTTCGTCCGCTACCCGAGGAAGTGGTTTTAGAGAGGGTAGATTATTAA
- a CDS encoding serine hydrolase — MRLLALLAALLAASAAPLAQSKPVADAALQAAVERMIDGFDGTVGVYVRHLPSGRTAAVRADTLFPTASMVKVPILVAVFDGIERSALSYGDDLVFRDSLRYSEDDLFGELRDGATVPLHQAVELMLSASDNTASLWLQTLAGGGEAINAWLAAHGFEGTRVNSRTPGRRPDWERYGWGQTTPREIAELVRRIVEGEAVSPAADEEMHRLLTRTFYDDEAVSALPPSVQAATKQGAVSQSRSEVVYVHAPSGPYVFSVITKDQSDERYEPKNAGYELIRRLSRLFWETFEPTATWAPAPGGERFRL; from the coding sequence ATGCGCCTCCTCGCCCTACTCGCCGCTCTGCTCGCTGCCTCGGCCGCTCCCCTCGCCCAATCCAAGCCCGTCGCCGACGCCGCGCTGCAGGCGGCCGTCGAACGCATGATCGACGGCTTCGACGGCACGGTCGGCGTCTACGTTCGCCACCTCCCGTCGGGCCGGACCGCGGCGGTCCGCGCCGACACCCTCTTCCCCACCGCGAGCATGGTCAAGGTGCCCATCCTCGTCGCCGTCTTCGACGGGATCGAGCGGAGCGCGCTGTCCTACGGCGACGACCTCGTCTTCCGCGATTCGCTCCGCTACAGCGAGGACGACCTCTTCGGCGAGCTTCGCGACGGGGCCACGGTCCCGCTCCACCAAGCCGTCGAGCTCATGCTCTCGGCGAGCGACAACACGGCGAGCCTCTGGCTGCAAACGCTCGCCGGCGGCGGCGAAGCCATCAACGCCTGGCTCGCCGCGCACGGCTTCGAGGGCACGCGCGTCAACAGCCGCACGCCGGGTCGTCGCCCCGACTGGGAGCGCTACGGCTGGGGCCAGACGACGCCGCGCGAGATCGCCGAGCTCGTCCGCCGCATCGTCGAAGGTGAGGCCGTGAGCCCCGCCGCCGACGAGGAGATGCACCGGCTCCTGACGCGGACGTTCTACGACGACGAGGCCGTGTCTGCCCTCCCGCCGAGCGTGCAGGCGGCGACGAAGCAGGGCGCCGTCTCGCAGTCCCGCAGCGAGGTGGTCTACGTCCACGCGCCCAGCGGGCCCTACGTGTTCTCCGTTATCACGAAGGACCAGAGCGACGAGCGCTACGAGCCTAAAAACGCGGGGTACGAACTCATCCGCCGCCTCTCGCGGCTCTTTTGGGAGACGTTCGAGCCCACTGCGACGTGGGCGCCGGCGCCGGGCGGCGAGCGCTTCCGCCTCTGA